Part of the Allofrancisella frigidaquae genome is shown below.
TCCCTATATTAAACAAAATTGATCTACCATCTGCAGACCCAGAGAAAGTTGCAGAAGAGATCGAAGAAATTATTGGAATAGATGCAACAGGTGCTACTACATGTAGCGCAAAAACAGGTTTAGGTGTAGAAGATGTTTTAGAAACTATTGTTGCAAAGGTTCCAGCTCCAGCTGGTAATTCAGATGATAAGTTACAAGCTTTGATTATAGATTCATGGTTTGATAACTATCTTGGGGTGGTATCTCTAGTTAGGATCAAAAATGGTACTTTGAAGGTGGGTGAGAAAATCAAAGTAATGTCCACAGGCAACTCTTATCAAGTTGATAAGGTAGGTGTATTTACTCCTAAAATGAAAGATCTTGATCACTTAAAAGCAGGTGAGGTTGGTTTTATCGTAGCTGGGATAAAAGATATCCACGGAGCTCCGGTTGGCGATACTCTTACACATACTCATAACCCTACTGAAAAAGCCGTACCTGGTTTTAAAAAGGTTCAGCCACAAGTCTATGCTGGGATGTTTACAATAAGCTCAGATGACTACCCTGACTTTAGAGAGGCTCTAGAAAAACTAAGTCTTAACGATGCTTCATTATTTTTTGAGCCAGAGGTTTCTCAAGCATTAGGTTTTGGTTTTAGATGCGGTTTCTTGGGTATGTTGCATATGGAAATTATCCAGGAAAGATTAGAGAGGGAATATAACCTTGATTTAATAACTTCAGCACCAACAGTTGTTTATAAGGCAGTAAAAAAAGATGGTGAAACAGTTGAGGTTGATAACCCTGCTAAACTACCTGACCCGGGAGCTATACAAGAAATCCAAGAGCCTATAGTTAGGGCTAATATACTTGTGCCAAAAGATTATGTTGGTAGTGTAATTACGCTTTGTATAGAGAAAAGAGGTATCCAGGTAGATATGAATTATGTAGGTAGTCAGGTCTCTATAGTTTATGATTTACCAATGATAGAAGTTGTATCAGACTTTTTTGATACTCTAAAGTCAGTAACCAAAGGTTATGGTTCACTAGATTATGAATTAATCCGTTACGAGCCTGCAGATATGGTTTGCCTAGATGTATTGATAAATGGTGACAAGGTAGATGCGCTAGCAAGCATCGTTCATAAAGAACAAGCTAAGTACAAAGGTAGAGAGCTAGTTGAAAGGTTAAAAGAACTTATTCCAAGACAAATGTTTGAAGTAGCTATTCAGGCCGCTATAGGTGGTACAATTGTTGCTAGAAGTACAGTTAAAGCTTTACGTAAAAATGTATTAGCTAAATGCTATGGTGGTGATGTTTCACGTAAGAAAAAGCTGTTAGAAAAGCAAAAAGAGGGTAAAAAAAGAATGAAAAATATCGGTTCAGTTGAAATCCCTCAAGAAGCTTTTTTATCTGTACTTAAAAAGTAATATGGGATAGAAATATGTCCAAAAAAGTAATAGTAGGTATTTCAGGAGGAGTTGATTCTTCGGTATCAGCTTTGTTGTTAAAGCAACAAGGCTATGATGTTACTGGTGTTTTTATGAAAAACTGGGAGGAGGATGATACCGATGAATTTTGTTCTGCTGAACAGGATATAAAAGATGCTCAAGCAGTATGTGACTCTATAGGAATACCTTTTAAAAAAATAAATTTCTCTGCTGAATATTGGGATAATGTTTTTAAGCATTTTTTAACTGAATATAAAGCTGGAAGAACTCCTAATCCGGATATTTTGTGTAATAAAGAAATTAAGTTTAAAGCTTTTCTAAACTACGTTCATCTTTTAGGAGGTGAATATATTGCAACAGGACATTATGCTAGAACTAGGGTTGCCAAAGATGGTTCTGTACAATTGGTAAAAGGCTTGGATGATAACAAAGATCAGACTTATTTTTTATACACACTAGGACAAGAGCAATTAAAACAAACTCTATTTCCAATAGGTAATATGCCAAAAGAAAAGGTTCGCCAAATAGCAAAAGAAAACAAGCTTGTTACTTTTGATAAAAAAGATAGCACAGGAATTTGTTTTATTGGTGAACGTAAATTTAAAGATTTTTTATCTAAATACTTACCTGCCCAAAAAGGCGCAATTCATGACGAAAATGGAATTAAAATTGGTGAACATGATGGCCTTATGTACTATACGATTGGACAACGACAAGGGCTAGGCATAGGCGGGGTAAAAAATCGTCCAGAAATACCTTGGTTTGCAGCAGCAAAAGATCTAGAAAATAATGTTTTAATAGCTGTGCAAGGTCATAATCACTCCATGCTTTTTAAAAGTAAATTGCATGCTATAGGCTTAAGTTGGGTAGTTGGTATGCCCCCATCAAATAATTTTAAATGTAGCGCAAAAGTTAGATACAGACAAAAAGATCAATCTTGTGAAGTTATGGTAAATCCTGATGGCTCTGTAGAAGTGTATTTTGACCATCCACAAAGGGCTATAACACCTGGACAATCAGTAGTTTTTTATAGTAAAGACGTTTGTCTAGGTGGTGGAATAATCATCTGATTGAGGGCCTAAATTAAATTGTATCATCCAAAATTAATTGAAGTTTCTCTGATTACCTTATTGTTTTTAAGTTTAGTTATGTTTTATAAAAGATACTAACAAAACTTGAAAAAGCGATAATAGCCCCTATACTTTACTAAAGCTATGTTTAGACTTTTGGAGAAAGGTTGTGTCAGCATATAATCAATTTAGTGAGCTGCTAGAATTTTTAAATAATAGGGTAGTTGGACAAGAAAATTTAAATAAACGTTTATTAATAGCACTCCTAGCAGGAGGACATTTATTAGTTGAAGGAGCTCCAGGGTTAGCAAAAACTACAGCTATAAAAACTCTATCAGAATGTATAGATTGCTCATACCACCGAGTGCAATTTACTCCAGACTTGTTACCAGCTGATTTGACAGGCACGGAAATATATGTGCCACAACAACAAAGTTTTGAATTTCAATCTGGGCCATTGTTTCACAACCTTCTTTTAGCTGATGAAATAAACAGAGCCCCTGCTAAAGTTCAATCTGCTCTTCTTGAAGCAATGGGTGAAAAACAAATAACTGTTGGTAAAAAGACTTATCCGCTATCAGATTTATTTATGGTAATGGCTACCCAAAATCCTATTGAACAGGAGGGAACTTATCCTTTACCAGAAGCTCAATTAGACAGGTTTATGATGTTCATTAAGATTGAATATCCAGACCCTAAAACAGAAGCTAAGATATTAGCTATTAGCCGTGGAGAAGCTTTAGGATATAGGTTTGAGCATCCTAATATAACTCAAAAAGTGATTTTGATAGCCCAAAAGGAAGTGCTAAATATACAGATGTCTCAAGCTGTAGAAGATTACATTATAGAGCTGATATTGGCGACTAGAAATCCAACCAAATATAGTCAAGAGGTGTGTAAGTGGATATCTTTTGGAGCAAGCCCAAGAGGCACTATAGCCCTTGATCGAGCAGCAAGAGCTCATGCATGGTTATCCGGTAATGATTTTGTGTCTCCAAGTGATATTCATGCAGTCGTGTATGAAGTTTTACGTCATAGAATATTATTGACTTTTGAAGCTGAAGTCGAGGGTATAACAACAGATGACGTTATTACCAGTTTATTAAAGGTAGTACCAGTTCCATAGAGGTTAAGCTTAATGAAAAGCTATAAAGGTGTAAAACCTGATATCAATGAGCTATTAAACTATCGTTACCAAGCCAAGACTTTAAAGCTTTTTGCTAACCAAAAGGTTAATAATGTAAATGCTGGTAATAGTCTTTCTAAAGCAAAAGGTCGAGGTATGGACTTTGATGAGGTCCGTCATTATCAAGCTGGTGATGACATTCGTCTAATGAATTGGTCACTTACAGCTAGATTGGGTAAGCCTTATACCAAGGTTTACCATGAAGAAAGAGAGCGTAGAGTATATTTTGTGTTAGATCAATGTAACACTATGAAGTTTGGTACTAGAGAGTGCTTCAAATCAGTAAAGGCTGCAAATATTCTGGCTTTAATAGGTTTTGGAGCTTTAGAAGCTCATGAAAAAGTCGGTGGAATGGTTTTTGATAATAATGGTTATAATTTTTATCCAGCTAAACAAGATAAATCCTCTTTAGTTAAAATGTTTAATTTTACAGTTGCTGAGGAAGTTGAATATCAGACTAAATCTGAAGGCGGTTTAGCTACTGTTTTAAAATTCTTATATTCAAAAGTACGTAGTAATAGTGTGATAATACTAATTAGTGATTTCACTGAATTTGATAGCCACGCTCAGCAATATCTGAAGCTTTTGGCTAAAAAAAATCAAATTATAAATATTTTTACTTATGATCCTATAGAAAAAGCTTTACCTGCCTTAGATCTTTATTACTTTAGTGATGGTAAAGAAAAATTTGTTTTAGATGCTGCAAGTAAAAAACAAAATCAAATGTACCAAGATATATACAGTGCAAGATATTCAGCTATAAAAGATTACTCACATAAATATAGGATGGGCTTCGTACAGATAGCAACAAATGATGATTTAGTAAAAACCATTAACCATGGGATAGTTAACTATGCAAAGTAATAATCTTTTAGAGCAGTTAAAAGATATTTATCTACCTGCTAGAGTGTCTCAATGGTGGCCATTAGCATACGGTTG
Proteins encoded:
- the lepA gene encoding translation elongation factor 4; this translates as MKNIRNFSIIAHIDHGKSTLSDRFIQVCNGLTEREMKEQVLDSMDIERERGITIKAQSVTLDYIAKDGQTYKLNFIDTPGHVDFSYEVSRSLAACEGALLVVDAAQGVEAQTVANCYTAIEQNLEVIPILNKIDLPSADPEKVAEEIEEIIGIDATGATTCSAKTGLGVEDVLETIVAKVPAPAGNSDDKLQALIIDSWFDNYLGVVSLVRIKNGTLKVGEKIKVMSTGNSYQVDKVGVFTPKMKDLDHLKAGEVGFIVAGIKDIHGAPVGDTLTHTHNPTEKAVPGFKKVQPQVYAGMFTISSDDYPDFREALEKLSLNDASLFFEPEVSQALGFGFRCGFLGMLHMEIIQERLEREYNLDLITSAPTVVYKAVKKDGETVEVDNPAKLPDPGAIQEIQEPIVRANILVPKDYVGSVITLCIEKRGIQVDMNYVGSQVSIVYDLPMIEVVSDFFDTLKSVTKGYGSLDYELIRYEPADMVCLDVLINGDKVDALASIVHKEQAKYKGRELVERLKELIPRQMFEVAIQAAIGGTIVARSTVKALRKNVLAKCYGGDVSRKKKLLEKQKEGKKRMKNIGSVEIPQEAFLSVLKK
- the mnmA gene encoding tRNA 2-thiouridine(34) synthase MnmA, producing the protein MSKKVIVGISGGVDSSVSALLLKQQGYDVTGVFMKNWEEDDTDEFCSAEQDIKDAQAVCDSIGIPFKKINFSAEYWDNVFKHFLTEYKAGRTPNPDILCNKEIKFKAFLNYVHLLGGEYIATGHYARTRVAKDGSVQLVKGLDDNKDQTYFLYTLGQEQLKQTLFPIGNMPKEKVRQIAKENKLVTFDKKDSTGICFIGERKFKDFLSKYLPAQKGAIHDENGIKIGEHDGLMYYTIGQRQGLGIGGVKNRPEIPWFAAAKDLENNVLIAVQGHNHSMLFKSKLHAIGLSWVVGMPPSNNFKCSAKVRYRQKDQSCEVMVNPDGSVEVYFDHPQRAITPGQSVVFYSKDVCLGGGIII
- a CDS encoding AAA family ATPase, whose amino-acid sequence is MSAYNQFSELLEFLNNRVVGQENLNKRLLIALLAGGHLLVEGAPGLAKTTAIKTLSECIDCSYHRVQFTPDLLPADLTGTEIYVPQQQSFEFQSGPLFHNLLLADEINRAPAKVQSALLEAMGEKQITVGKKTYPLSDLFMVMATQNPIEQEGTYPLPEAQLDRFMMFIKIEYPDPKTEAKILAISRGEALGYRFEHPNITQKVILIAQKEVLNIQMSQAVEDYIIELILATRNPTKYSQEVCKWISFGASPRGTIALDRAARAHAWLSGNDFVSPSDIHAVVYEVLRHRILLTFEAEVEGITTDDVITSLLKVVPVP
- a CDS encoding DUF58 domain-containing protein, which produces MKSYKGVKPDINELLNYRYQAKTLKLFANQKVNNVNAGNSLSKAKGRGMDFDEVRHYQAGDDIRLMNWSLTARLGKPYTKVYHEERERRVYFVLDQCNTMKFGTRECFKSVKAANILALIGFGALEAHEKVGGMVFDNNGYNFYPAKQDKSSLVKMFNFTVAEEVEYQTKSEGGLATVLKFLYSKVRSNSVIILISDFTEFDSHAQQYLKLLAKKNQIINIFTYDPIEKALPALDLYYFSDGKEKFVLDAASKKQNQMYQDIYSARYSAIKDYSHKYRMGFVQIATNDDLVKTINHGIVNYAK